The proteins below are encoded in one region of Reichenbachiella sp. 5M10:
- a CDS encoding cell wall metabolism sensor histidine kinase WalK, protein MKKARISKGLFLKLSGIFLLLLLSVSGLYFYFAIEVADKHFQEKNQKLNAEIAQHIGSELKPFLGGKLNEKATDDIMHHMMAINPAIEVYLLDTTGVILNYVAPYKKVVLDRVGLDPIYEFLNPSCEAMILGDDPRMEGRTKVFSAAKIEENDKALGYVYVILASEEYDSIGAQLFDSYVLRLGSVYGLITIVAALIIGVVAIYFITRNLSIVIDTVRRFQGGEMSARIEVTKGGEINELAESFNEMADTIVGNIENMKSMENLRRELVGNVSHDLRTPLAVIHGFIETLIIKDEQLTGEEKRKYLDRALDGTERLKKLVEELFELSKLEAKQVVPVKEAFFINELIDDISQKYTLILEEKGLQIIPVHKGKSFMVYADIGLIERVLQNLIDNAVKFTPANGEIRLEINEKKEQIEIKVTDTGKGIPEDQIPFVFDRYHIGDKRVSLDNNSTGLGLAIVKRILEIHDSSIRLTSRMGQGTSFSFELPQYIA, encoded by the coding sequence ATGAAAAAAGCGAGAATATCAAAAGGGCTGTTTCTGAAGCTGTCGGGTATCTTTTTATTGTTGTTGCTCAGTGTGTCTGGGCTTTATTTTTACTTTGCGATAGAAGTTGCCGACAAGCATTTTCAAGAAAAGAATCAGAAGCTCAACGCGGAAATAGCGCAACATATCGGTTCGGAGTTGAAGCCCTTCCTCGGTGGGAAATTGAACGAAAAGGCAACCGATGACATCATGCACCATATGATGGCTATCAACCCAGCTATCGAAGTGTATCTGCTGGATACGACTGGTGTCATACTAAACTATGTGGCACCTTACAAAAAAGTAGTACTGGATCGTGTGGGACTGGATCCAATTTATGAATTTCTAAACCCTAGCTGTGAGGCGATGATTCTGGGAGATGATCCAAGAATGGAGGGGAGAACCAAGGTGTTTTCAGCAGCGAAAATTGAAGAAAATGACAAGGCCCTAGGGTATGTCTATGTGATTTTGGCGAGCGAGGAGTATGACAGTATAGGAGCTCAATTATTTGATAGTTATGTACTCAGATTAGGGTCGGTCTATGGTCTGATTACAATCGTGGCGGCACTTATTATCGGAGTAGTAGCGATCTACTTCATAACTCGAAACTTGAGTATTGTCATAGATACGGTGAGGCGTTTTCAAGGAGGTGAAATGAGTGCACGTATCGAGGTGACCAAAGGAGGTGAGATCAATGAACTCGCGGAGTCTTTCAATGAGATGGCGGACACCATCGTGGGAAATATTGAGAACATGAAATCCATGGAAAATCTACGACGTGAGTTGGTGGGGAATGTATCTCATGATTTGAGGACTCCATTGGCTGTGATACATGGATTCATAGAGACGCTCATCATCAAAGACGAGCAGTTGACGGGCGAGGAAAAACGAAAGTATCTCGATAGAGCACTCGACGGTACAGAGCGACTCAAAAAGTTGGTAGAGGAACTGTTTGAGTTGTCTAAGTTGGAAGCCAAGCAAGTAGTACCTGTCAAAGAGGCTTTTTTCATCAATGAACTCATCGATGATATTTCTCAGAAGTATACATTGATCTTGGAGGAGAAGGGACTTCAGATTATCCCTGTACACAAGGGCAAGTCCTTCATGGTCTATGCTGATATAGGATTGATCGAGCGAGTACTACAAAATCTCATAGACAATGCGGTGAAGTTTACACCAGCAAATGGAGAAATTCGATTGGAAATCAACGAGAAAAAGGAGCAAATAGAGATCAAAGTCACAGATACAGGCAAGGGTATACCTGAAGATCAGATTCCGTTTGTGTTTGACCGCTATCATATTGGGGACAAGCGCGTGTCTTTGGACAACAATAGTACGGGGTTGGGGTTGGCTATTGTCAAGCGAATCTTGGAAATTCATGATTCTTCCATTCGTCTGACTAGCCGTATGGGGCAAGGGACTAGCTTTTCATTTGAGCTGCCGCAGTATATCGCTTGA
- a CDS encoding DUF4105 domain-containing protein: MLPIKTFLTLTFILLSLASTLAQPVTLSDEAEIIVMTMSPGQEELYSAFGHSALRVRDDLNGLDIVFNYGIFDFDQPNFYLNFTKGKLLYKLGTAHYSRFLRYYMSINRTITEQTLNLNPTEKQEIFNFLTENAKPENADYYYNYCYNNCATKIRDVIEQSLDGRITFNYNYSNDSLSYRGLMDKYLHQQPWGDLGIDFCLGSEIDQLADGPAYMYMPEYLEIALDGAKLYTDSSTVPLIKNKKIIHKATDQPNMASPIRPFHIFILLFFLVGIITHRSIKYQVSYRFIDGILFGVTGFLGFTLLLLWFGTDHLSQYNYNLIWCNPLNLLAFILLLRRKKQSWLRYYFNFYGIALIALIAFNAILPQQLHEAFVPLVLGLMIRSFYLGYWLKGEKK, translated from the coding sequence ATGCTGCCAATCAAAACATTTCTGACACTTACTTTCATCCTCCTTTCGCTCGCATCTACTCTCGCACAACCTGTGACACTCTCTGACGAAGCGGAGATCATCGTCATGACCATGAGCCCTGGACAGGAAGAATTGTATTCGGCCTTTGGGCACAGTGCCCTCCGTGTGCGAGATGACCTCAATGGCCTAGACATCGTATTCAACTACGGCATATTCGACTTTGACCAGCCCAATTTCTACCTCAACTTCACCAAAGGAAAACTACTCTACAAGCTCGGCACTGCACATTACTCGCGTTTTCTGCGCTACTACATGAGTATCAACCGTACCATCACCGAGCAAACACTCAATCTCAACCCTACAGAAAAACAGGAGATCTTCAACTTCCTAACGGAAAATGCCAAACCCGAAAATGCAGACTACTACTACAACTACTGCTACAACAACTGCGCGACCAAAATCAGAGATGTCATCGAGCAATCCCTAGACGGCCGCATCACCTTCAACTACAACTACTCCAACGACTCGCTGAGCTACAGAGGACTAATGGACAAATACCTCCATCAGCAACCTTGGGGAGACCTAGGAATTGACTTTTGTCTAGGGTCCGAAATCGACCAACTCGCAGACGGCCCAGCCTATATGTACATGCCCGAATACCTCGAAATCGCCCTAGATGGAGCCAAGCTATACACTGACAGTAGCACAGTACCACTAATCAAAAACAAAAAAATCATACATAAAGCGACGGATCAACCCAATATGGCCAGTCCCATCAGACCGTTTCATATTTTCATCTTGCTGTTCTTTTTAGTTGGTATCATCACACACCGCAGCATCAAATACCAGGTCAGCTACCGTTTTATTGACGGGATACTCTTTGGAGTGACTGGCTTCTTGGGCTTCACGCTACTCCTACTTTGGTTTGGCACAGACCACTTGTCACAGTACAACTACAACCTCATTTGGTGCAATCCGCTTAATCTACTTGCCTTCATTCTCCTGCTACGCAGAAAAAAACAGTCATGGCTCAGGTACTACTTCAACTTCTACGGGATTGCCTTGATCGCCCTCATCGCCTTCAACGCCATTCTACCCCAACAACTCCACGAAGCATTCGTTCCCTTGGTTTTGGGTCTCATGATACGCAGTTTCTACTTGGGCTATTGGCTCAAAGGAGAGAAAAAATAA
- a CDS encoding HupE/UreJ family protein yields MTDFQLYFELGREHIMDITAYDHILFVIALCTIYQIAEWKKVLVLVTAFTIGHSLTLALVTLDWISVNSAVVEFLIPVTIFITAVGNIRKRNTDFHHKASRTNYFFALFFGLIHGLGFSNYLKALLGNETEILGQLFAFNVGLEAGQILIVSIFMGIAAVLHFFFHIARRDWILAISSAVAGIAVILMIETRFW; encoded by the coding sequence ATGACGGATTTTCAGTTGTATTTTGAATTAGGAAGAGAGCATATCATGGATATCACGGCCTATGATCATATTTTGTTTGTGATAGCGCTGTGTACGATCTATCAGATTGCGGAGTGGAAAAAAGTACTCGTGCTTGTGACGGCTTTCACGATTGGCCATTCGTTGACTTTGGCACTGGTGACGCTGGATTGGATTTCTGTGAACTCTGCGGTAGTCGAGTTTTTGATTCCGGTGACGATTTTTATCACTGCCGTAGGTAATATTCGAAAGCGAAATACGGATTTTCATCACAAAGCCTCTCGCACCAATTATTTCTTTGCGTTGTTTTTTGGGCTTATTCACGGGTTGGGTTTTTCCAACTATCTGAAAGCACTATTGGGCAATGAGACGGAGATTCTGGGGCAACTTTTTGCATTCAATGTTGGCTTGGAAGCAGGTCAGATTTTGATCGTTTCGATATTTATGGGGATTGCGGCTGTGCTTCATTTTTTCTTTCATATCGCGAGAAGAGATTGGATATTGGCGATTTCGTCTGCGGTGGCAGGGATTGCTGTGATTTTGATGATTGAGACGAGATTTTGGTAA
- a CDS encoding response regulator transcription factor has translation MPMNKRVLIVEDDESIVELLTIHLRDLHAEVDQVYDGELGLETALKGAYDLIVLDINLPSRDGLDICRELRAAKIFSPILMLTARSEEIDKILGLETGADDYLTKPFSIREFTARVKAIFRRVEMLNSASQEADYEMIEREGITIDPEKRKVLKNESRLELTPKEFDLLLLLAQHPGRSYSRERLLSLVWGYEFNGYEHTVNSHINRLRAKIEDDMTEPKYILTTWGVGYRFNDELS, from the coding sequence ATGCCAATGAATAAACGTGTACTGATTGTAGAAGATGACGAAAGCATCGTAGAGCTTCTCACCATTCATCTTAGAGATCTTCATGCTGAGGTGGATCAGGTCTATGATGGAGAGCTGGGGTTGGAAACGGCACTGAAAGGAGCGTATGATTTGATTGTGTTGGATATCAACTTGCCTAGCCGAGACGGGCTGGATATTTGCAGGGAGCTGCGAGCAGCCAAGATTTTTTCACCGATTTTGATGTTGACCGCCCGGTCCGAGGAGATAGACAAGATACTTGGATTGGAGACAGGGGCGGATGATTACTTGACCAAGCCTTTTAGTATCCGAGAGTTTACGGCGAGGGTCAAGGCGATCTTTCGTCGAGTAGAAATGCTCAATTCTGCAAGTCAAGAGGCTGATTATGAGATGATCGAGAGAGAGGGGATCACCATAGATCCAGAGAAGCGTAAGGTGCTCAAAAACGAGTCTCGCCTAGAGTTGACACCCAAAGAATTTGATTTGCTATTGCTACTGGCTCAGCACCCAGGTAGGAGCTACAGCCGAGAGCGATTGCTCTCTTTGGTCTGGGGGTATGAATTCAACGGGTACGAGCACACGGTCAACTCTCATATCAACCGTCTTCGTGCCAAAATAGAGGATGATATGACCGAACCAAAATATATCCTGACGACTTGGGGAGTGGGTTATCGATTCAATGATGAACTCAGTTAA
- a CDS encoding type II toxin-antitoxin system RelE/ParE family toxin, translated as MAEYRISEVAKEDLIRIHQYGTKQFGEVQADKYFNTFFEKFELIANQPYSFESAEFIKVGYRKCVCGIDTIFYRIMDNVVEIMTIIGRQDRVENLNR; from the coding sequence ATGGCAGAATACCGAATTAGTGAAGTCGCCAAAGAAGACCTTATCCGAATACATCAATACGGAACTAAGCAATTTGGAGAAGTACAAGCTGACAAGTATTTCAACACTTTCTTTGAGAAATTTGAACTAATCGCAAATCAACCATATTCATTTGAATCAGCAGAATTCATCAAGGTTGGCTATAGAAAATGTGTATGTGGTATCGACACTATATTCTACCGAATCATGGACAATGTTGTTGAAATCATGACAATTATTGGCCGACAAGACCGAGTTGAAAACCTAAACAGATAG
- a CDS encoding type II toxin-antitoxin system ParD family antitoxin, with translation MGRQSISFTEPNDEWIKAQVENQEYSSKSELVNDLVRQARNQQREINYIRLKLEKAENSGFTNDSKSDILRQAKSK, from the coding sequence ATGGGACGACAAAGTATTTCATTTACTGAGCCAAACGACGAATGGATAAAGGCACAAGTTGAAAATCAGGAGTATTCAAGTAAAAGTGAACTTGTCAATGACTTAGTGAGACAAGCAAGAAATCAACAACGAGAGATTAACTATATACGGTTAAAGCTTGAAAAAGCAGAAAATTCAGGTTTCACTAATGATTCTAAAAGTGATATACTACGACAAGCAAAGTCGAAATAA
- a CDS encoding DUF6702 family protein, with product MTIYSFVLLINYMSGMMLHDFHVSVTKLEHDTNSQSLEISQRIFIDDLEQALTRFDTAQSYNFATVEDFTTVNPLIERYMMDHFQIWVNEKEVALDYLGSKVDGDVLVCFIEVPKVKKLKSLSVKNTVLFELFSDQINLVHVKTPDGNKSLKLDTKSPKDQLIY from the coding sequence ATGACAATCTATTCCTTTGTGTTGCTAATAAATTATATGAGCGGTATGATGCTGCATGATTTCCATGTATCGGTCACCAAACTAGAACATGACACCAATTCTCAGTCCCTCGAAATCAGCCAACGTATCTTCATAGACGACCTAGAACAGGCGCTCACACGCTTTGATACAGCGCAATCTTACAATTTTGCCACGGTAGAGGATTTCACTACAGTCAACCCTCTCATAGAGCGATACATGATGGATCATTTTCAAATCTGGGTCAACGAAAAAGAAGTCGCTCTAGACTATCTCGGATCTAAAGTTGATGGAGATGTCCTGGTCTGCTTCATCGAGGTTCCCAAAGTCAAAAAGCTCAAATCGCTATCCGTAAAAAACACGGTACTATTTGAACTATTCTCAGACCAAATCAACCTCGTGCATGTCAAAACCCCTGACGGTAATAAAAGTCTAAAATTGGACACAAAATCCCCCAAAGATCAACTGATTTATTAA
- a CDS encoding M1 family metallopeptidase: protein MKRIMMFALALMPLLTQAQGVWEQKFEQLGTTLPTPNQYRTASGAPGVDYWQQKVDYVIDVQLTDEDHKIVGSETITYTNNSPDQLGYLWVQLDQNMRAKDSDTPLVEATKMKEEMNGKSLQKLTNDYNYDGGFKISAVKDAQDAALSYTINKTMMRVDLPEALASGESVTFKIDWSYIVQDRLNMGGRSGFEYFPADDNYLYTIAQWFPRLAVYDDVEGWQNKQFLGRGEFALEFGDYEVNLTVPSDFIVGATGSLQNAKDVLTATELKRFQQAKKSFDAPVIIVTQEEAIEKEKNKTSETRTWSFKAENVRDFAFAASKKFIWDAQAVKIGDKTPLAMSYYPKEGNPLWEKESTKAVVNTLITYSKHTVEYPYPVAISVHTAAIGMEYPMICFNYGRPDENGEYSDNKKWGMIGVIIHEVGHNFFPMIINSDERQWTWMDEGLNTFVQSLTEKAYYPEKPLRRGEAKLIVDYMKGDKMFIRPIMTNSEQIIQFGNNAYGKPAAALSVLRETVMGPELFDYAFKTYAERWAFKHPSPADFFRSMEDASAVDLDWFWKGWFYSTDHVDVSLDKVTWYKMGVPEATVENKPKKGKKDKKVSEGASDEKVFEFAEEAEIFEFKNTEDKSYFEFLNRVDDAAVKLANENKNFYELTFTNKGGLVTPLIVEWTYADGTTETEYIPAEIWRMNENEVKKVFIKDKEVTNIVIDPNEETADTNVEDNVFPRVETASEFDEFKSGK, encoded by the coding sequence ATGAAGAGAATAATGATGTTTGCTCTTGCATTGATGCCTTTGTTGACACAGGCACAAGGTGTTTGGGAGCAGAAATTCGAACAGTTAGGCACTACTCTGCCTACACCCAATCAATACAGGACAGCTTCTGGAGCACCTGGGGTTGATTATTGGCAACAGAAAGTGGACTATGTCATCGATGTGCAATTGACAGACGAGGACCATAAAATCGTAGGAAGTGAGACGATCACCTATACCAACAACTCTCCAGATCAACTCGGTTATCTCTGGGTGCAGTTGGATCAAAACATGAGAGCCAAGGATTCGGATACTCCATTGGTGGAAGCCACGAAAATGAAGGAGGAAATGAATGGAAAGTCTCTTCAGAAGTTGACGAATGATTATAACTACGATGGAGGTTTCAAGATCAGTGCGGTGAAGGATGCTCAGGATGCAGCGCTCAGCTATACTATCAACAAGACGATGATGAGAGTAGACTTGCCAGAGGCCTTGGCGTCAGGCGAGAGTGTGACTTTCAAGATCGATTGGTCGTACATCGTGCAGGACAGACTCAATATGGGTGGTCGCTCGGGTTTCGAGTACTTCCCAGCAGATGACAACTACCTCTATACGATCGCACAGTGGTTTCCAAGATTGGCCGTGTACGATGATGTAGAAGGATGGCAAAACAAGCAGTTTTTGGGTAGAGGAGAGTTTGCTTTGGAGTTTGGCGACTATGAAGTGAACTTGACTGTCCCTTCGGACTTTATCGTAGGAGCAACTGGTTCTTTGCAAAATGCCAAGGATGTCTTGACAGCTACAGAGCTCAAGAGGTTTCAGCAAGCCAAGAAGTCATTTGATGCTCCAGTCATCATCGTGACCCAAGAGGAAGCGATCGAGAAGGAAAAGAACAAAACGAGCGAAACAAGAACGTGGAGTTTCAAAGCTGAAAATGTGAGAGATTTTGCTTTCGCAGCGTCCAAGAAGTTTATCTGGGATGCTCAGGCAGTGAAGATTGGCGACAAGACGCCACTGGCGATGTCTTACTACCCGAAAGAAGGTAACCCACTTTGGGAAAAGGAGTCTACGAAAGCGGTAGTCAATACGTTGATTACGTATTCGAAGCACACGGTGGAATACCCGTACCCTGTTGCAATTTCTGTGCATACTGCAGCGATCGGTATGGAATACCCGATGATCTGTTTCAACTATGGTAGACCAGACGAAAACGGAGAGTACTCGGACAATAAGAAGTGGGGAATGATCGGGGTAATCATCCACGAGGTGGGACACAACTTCTTCCCGATGATCATCAATTCAGACGAGAGACAGTGGACATGGATGGACGAAGGGTTGAATACTTTTGTGCAATCTTTGACAGAAAAGGCATACTATCCAGAGAAGCCATTGCGTAGAGGTGAGGCAAAATTGATTGTCGATTACATGAAAGGCGACAAGATGTTCATTCGTCCGATCATGACCAACTCTGAGCAGATCATCCAGTTTGGCAACAATGCTTACGGAAAGCCAGCAGCAGCACTTAGCGTGTTGAGGGAGACAGTTATGGGCCCAGAGTTGTTTGATTATGCATTCAAGACCTATGCGGAAAGATGGGCTTTCAAGCACCCGAGCCCAGCGGATTTCTTCCGTTCGATGGAGGATGCTTCTGCGGTTGATTTGGACTGGTTCTGGAAGGGGTGGTTCTACTCTACGGATCATGTGGATGTGTCTTTGGACAAGGTCACTTGGTACAAGATGGGTGTGCCAGAAGCTACTGTAGAGAACAAGCCAAAGAAAGGAAAGAAGGACAAGAAAGTGTCTGAGGGTGCTTCGGATGAGAAAGTGTTTGAGTTTGCAGAGGAAGCGGAGATCTTTGAGTTTAAAAACACCGAAGACAAGAGCTACTTTGAGTTTCTCAATAGAGTCGATGATGCAGCGGTCAAATTGGCCAATGAAAATAAGAATTTCTACGAGTTGACATTTACCAACAAAGGCGGCTTGGTGACGCCATTGATTGTGGAGTGGACGTATGCAGACGGCACGACAGAAACGGAGTATATCCCAGCAGAAATTTGGAGAATGAACGAGAATGAGGTAAAAAAGGTCTTCATCAAAGACAAGGAAGTCACCAATATCGTGATCGATCCGAACGAAGAAACAGCCGATACCAATGTGGAAGACAACGTCTTCCCTAGAGTTGAAACTGCTTCAGAATTTGACGAGTTCAAGTCAGGCAAGTAA
- a CDS encoding 2'-5' RNA ligase family protein has translation MAKKNLYFVAIVPDEPVREQVHEFKLEAAERYGSKAALKSPPHITLHMPFQWRDDREDQLLEVMRSFSFDHYPIELSLDGFDFFPPRVVYVKVDENEALRELQKSLCDHIRRELNVFNATYKDMGFHPHMTIAFRDLKKTLFPQVMEDYSQRNFQTKMTVAGFTLLKNESKQWQEVLYTGYSDR, from the coding sequence ATGGCTAAAAAGAATCTGTATTTTGTGGCGATAGTGCCGGATGAGCCCGTGCGCGAGCAGGTGCATGAGTTCAAGTTAGAAGCGGCCGAGCGCTATGGATCCAAGGCGGCTTTGAAGTCTCCGCCCCACATCACGTTGCACATGCCGTTTCAATGGCGAGACGACCGAGAGGATCAGCTGCTGGAGGTGATGCGTTCTTTTTCGTTTGATCACTATCCGATAGAGTTGAGTTTGGATGGGTTTGATTTTTTTCCACCTAGGGTAGTCTACGTCAAAGTCGACGAAAACGAAGCGCTGAGGGAATTACAAAAGAGCCTGTGCGATCATATCCGTCGCGAGCTCAATGTCTTCAATGCAACCTACAAGGATATGGGCTTTCATCCGCATATGACGATTGCTTTTAGGGATCTCAAAAAGACACTTTTTCCTCAGGTGATGGAGGATTATTCGCAGCGCAACTTCCAAACCAAAATGACAGTAGCAGGCTTTACGCTGTTGAAAAACGAGTCTAAGCAATGGCAGGAGGTGCTGTATACGGGTTATTCTGATAGATGA
- a CDS encoding 1-aminocyclopropane-1-carboxylate deaminase/D-cysteine desulfhydrase, producing the protein MFEKSNPTPLVKIEDDLLEQKNIQLYIKREDLIDTEISGNKWRKLKYNLIQAKEQGQEIVLTFGGAYSNHIAATAAAAKRFGFQAIGVIRGEELNESSNPTLQKAHADGMQLLFVSRADYMFRTSPHWLNMHKQEYSAFIIPEGGSNHLAIQGVKEILHEIEIDFDYVTCPVGTGGTLAGLASGLHSHQKALGFAALTGEDYLEKLVGQLLPPEFHSRQAIIHDYDFGGYAKHTPQLIAFIQDFYDRHGIPLDPIYTGKMMYGVFDQIEKGKIESGKTIVAIHTGGIQGIAGFNEKYGLSLYA; encoded by the coding sequence ATGTTTGAAAAATCAAATCCTACGCCACTTGTAAAAATCGAAGATGACCTGCTAGAGCAAAAGAACATCCAACTCTACATCAAACGAGAAGACCTCATCGACACAGAAATCTCTGGCAACAAATGGCGAAAACTCAAATACAACCTGATCCAAGCCAAAGAACAAGGACAGGAGATTGTATTGACATTTGGAGGAGCATATTCAAACCACATCGCAGCAACTGCCGCTGCAGCCAAACGCTTTGGTTTTCAAGCCATCGGTGTGATCCGCGGCGAAGAGCTCAACGAAAGTTCCAACCCTACGCTGCAAAAAGCTCATGCTGACGGCATGCAACTCCTCTTTGTGAGTCGCGCAGACTACATGTTTCGGACGAGCCCTCACTGGCTCAACATGCACAAGCAAGAATACTCGGCCTTCATCATCCCTGAGGGTGGCAGCAATCATCTCGCTATCCAAGGGGTCAAAGAGATCCTCCATGAAATCGAAATCGATTTTGATTATGTCACTTGTCCAGTAGGCACAGGAGGGACTCTAGCTGGGCTAGCATCGGGATTGCACTCTCACCAAAAAGCCTTAGGATTTGCTGCTTTGACAGGAGAAGATTATTTAGAAAAACTCGTCGGACAATTGCTCCCCCCAGAATTCCATTCTAGACAAGCTATCATCCACGACTATGATTTTGGAGGCTATGCCAAACACACCCCTCAACTGATCGCCTTCATTCAAGACTTCTATGACAGACATGGCATCCCTCTTGACCCCATCTACACAGGCAAAATGATGTATGGCGTTTTCGATCAAATCGAAAAAGGGAAAATTGAAAGCGGAAAAACTATCGTTGCTATCCACACTGGAGGGATACAAGGGATTGCTGGTTTCAATGAAAAGTATGGATTGAGCCTTTACGCCTAA
- a CDS encoding anti-sigma factor, with product MKKLILSLAACTLLMTACKDDEGTTSGMLTLDISGLGDLGDDYVYEGWIIVEGSPVSTGTFDVMSDGTLDQTTFEVEAEMLDVATTFVLSIEPANDSDPAPSATKLLGGDFSGNSASVMISHAAALGTSFTGVGGSYILKTPTTTTDDDDLSGVWFLDPSSGTPALTNLPDLTSMAGWVYEGWAVIDGVPVSTGRFNMASGADESSMFSGPEGGPAFPGEDFITNAPSGLTFPTDLTDGGVIVISVEPEPDNSPGPFELKPLLGNVPTGLAPGTLQAMDNIAASTYASGTVSR from the coding sequence ATGAAGAAGTTAATATTATCCTTGGCTGCATGCACCTTGTTGATGACGGCTTGTAAAGACGATGAAGGAACTACCTCTGGAATGCTCACCCTTGATATCTCAGGACTGGGAGATTTGGGCGATGATTATGTCTATGAGGGATGGATTATTGTAGAGGGAAGTCCAGTATCTACGGGGACATTTGACGTGATGTCCGACGGGACTTTGGACCAAACTACATTCGAGGTAGAGGCAGAGATGTTGGATGTTGCTACGACGTTTGTTTTGTCTATCGAGCCTGCCAACGATAGTGATCCGGCCCCTTCGGCTACCAAACTTTTGGGCGGTGATTTCTCGGGCAATTCTGCTTCGGTGATGATCAGTCATGCAGCGGCTCTGGGGACGAGTTTTACAGGTGTAGGAGGGAGTTACATTCTAAAAACACCTACAACCACAACCGATGACGATGATTTGAGTGGAGTGTGGTTTTTGGATCCCAGTAGTGGCACACCTGCCTTGACAAATCTGCCTGATTTGACTTCCATGGCTGGATGGGTGTACGAAGGATGGGCCGTGATTGATGGCGTGCCAGTATCGACGGGTAGGTTCAATATGGCGTCTGGTGCTGATGAGAGCAGTATGTTTAGTGGTCCAGAGGGTGGCCCTGCGTTTCCTGGTGAAGATTTCATTACCAATGCGCCGAGTGGGTTGACATTTCCCACAGATTTGACCGATGGAGGAGTGATTGTGATTAGTGTCGAGCCAGAGCCAGACAATAGTCCTGGCCCGTTCGAACTCAAGCCATTGTTGGGTAATGTGCCCACAGGATTAGCTCCCGGTACTTTGCAAGCTATGGATAATATAGCGGCTAGCACGTATGCGAGCGGTACGGTCAGTAGGTGA
- a CDS encoding radical SAM/SPASM domain-containing protein yields MTQLYDHINLLSKLDGHKLRNAYQVWKSYRHSKGGRGYVAPGLPLSIAIEPTTSCNLRCPECPSGLRSFTRPTGMLEQQLFERSIEEMKAHLIYLTFYFQGEPYLHRQFLDMVRYASDRRIYTATSTNAHYLDDKQAEATVRSGLDRLIISVDGTTQDTYHSYRVGGSLDKVLAGARNMVKWKRELKSKTPHLIFQFLVVGPNEHQIDEAKQLAKDIGVNEIQFKTAQIYDYENGSDLIPENSKYSRYRKNALGKFELKNPLLNECWKMWQGCVVTWDGKVVPCCFDKDAKHQLGDLSQQAMKEIWTNEKYTNFRKSILQSRSNIDICQNCSEGLKVSLTDG; encoded by the coding sequence GTGACACAACTATACGATCATATCAACCTGCTCTCGAAGCTGGACGGCCACAAACTGCGCAATGCCTATCAGGTATGGAAGAGCTATCGCCATAGCAAGGGAGGTAGAGGTTATGTGGCTCCAGGTTTGCCACTGAGTATTGCGATCGAGCCGACGACTTCTTGCAATTTGCGATGTCCGGAGTGCCCGAGTGGTTTGCGGTCATTTACACGGCCGACAGGGATGCTGGAGCAGCAGTTGTTTGAGCGTTCGATTGAGGAGATGAAGGCACATTTGATTTATCTGACCTTTTATTTCCAAGGAGAACCCTACCTGCATCGGCAGTTTTTGGATATGGTGCGCTACGCGAGTGATCGTCGTATCTATACTGCGACGAGTACCAATGCGCATTATTTGGATGACAAACAGGCCGAAGCAACGGTGCGGTCGGGGCTCGATCGACTGATTATATCGGTAGATGGGACGACACAGGATACGTACCACAGCTACCGTGTGGGTGGTTCGCTGGACAAGGTGCTGGCAGGTGCGCGAAACATGGTCAAATGGAAGCGGGAGCTCAAAAGCAAGACGCCTCATTTGATCTTTCAGTTTTTGGTCGTAGGACCCAATGAGCATCAAATCGACGAAGCAAAACAACTCGCCAAGGATATTGGCGTCAATGAAATACAGTTCAAGACGGCTCAGATCTATGACTATGAAAATGGGTCAGATTTGATTCCCGAAAACTCCAAGTACTCACGATATCGCAAAAATGCCTTGGGGAAATTCGAGTTGAAGAATCCACTGCTCAATGAGTGCTGGAAGATGTGGCAAGGCTGTGTGGTGACTTGGGACGGCAAGGTCGTGCCCTGCTGTTTTGACAAAGACGCCAAACATCAACTGGGAGATTTGTCACAACAGGCGATGAAGGAAATTTGGACGAACGAAAAGTATACAAATTTTCGAAAGAGCATTTTACAGTCTCGTTCTAATATTGATATTTGTCAAAATTGTAGTGAGGGTTTAAAAGTATCGCTGACCGATGGCTAA